In one Alphaproteobacteria bacterium SS10 genomic region, the following are encoded:
- a CDS encoding NADH-quinone oxidoreductase subunit A, with amino-acid sequence MDPELNALLREYLPILVFLVISIIIAGAAYGLSFLVGVKNPDPEKVSAYECGFDAFNDTRTRFDVRYYLVAILFIIFDLEVAFLFPWAISLGQIGMFGFWSMVAFLGILTVGFIYEWKKGALEWE; translated from the coding sequence CTGCGCGAATACTTGCCAATCTTGGTGTTCTTGGTGATCTCAATCATCATCGCCGGCGCGGCCTACGGGCTGTCCTTCCTGGTTGGTGTGAAGAACCCCGATCCTGAAAAGGTCTCGGCCTATGAATGTGGGTTCGATGCGTTTAACGACACCCGAACCCGGTTCGACGTTCGCTACTATCTGGTCGCGATCCTTTTCATCATCTTCGATCTTGAGGTGGCGTTCTTGTTCCCCTGGGCTATCTCCCTTGGGCAGATCGGTATGTTTGGATTCTGGTCGATGGTTGCCTTCCTCGGCATTCTGACCGTCGGCTTTATCTATGAATGGAAGAAGGGCGCGCTTGAGTGGGAGTAG
- a CDS encoding NADH-quinone oxidoreductase subunit C: MSEETTTEEDEVATAEVVEPSPLEELSSYLTDVFGERVREIRVEAGELVILVDPAQLFGVISFLRDDQNCLFDQLIDICGVDYPAEDPRFEIVYNLLGMKHNHRVRLKLRTNDDEPVPSIVGIHPSAGWFERECWDLYGVFFDGNPDLRRILTDYGFEGHPLRKDFPLTGFVELRYDEEQKRVVYEPVKLTQDFRSFDFLSPWEGMTDVMLPGDEKAAHPKFNPTESGSGSRHHGSDDGAQGGKS; the protein is encoded by the coding sequence ATGAGTGAAGAGACCACAACGGAAGAAGATGAGGTCGCAACCGCTGAGGTTGTTGAGCCATCACCGCTTGAAGAGCTTTCAAGCTACCTGACCGATGTGTTCGGGGAGCGGGTGCGCGAAATCCGCGTCGAAGCCGGTGAGTTGGTGATCTTGGTCGATCCAGCGCAGCTTTTCGGTGTGATCAGCTTCCTTCGTGATGATCAAAACTGCCTGTTTGATCAGCTGATCGATATCTGTGGCGTTGACTACCCTGCTGAAGATCCCCGGTTTGAGATTGTCTATAACCTGTTGGGCATGAAGCATAATCATCGGGTGCGCCTAAAGCTGCGTACCAATGATGATGAGCCGGTGCCAAGCATCGTCGGCATTCACCCCTCCGCCGGTTGGTTCGAGCGTGAGTGCTGGGACCTTTATGGCGTGTTCTTTGATGGCAATCCCGACCTGCGCCGTATCCTGACGGATTACGGTTTTGAGGGGCATCCACTTCGCAAAGACTTCCCGCTAACCGGCTTTGTTGAGCTTCGCTACGATGAAGAGCAGAAGCGGGTGGTGTATGAGCCGGTGAAGCTGACCCAAGATTTCCGCAGCTTTGACTTCCTCAGCCCATGGGAGGGTATGACCGATGTCATGCTGCCGGGTGATGAGAAGGCTGCGCATCCAAAGTTCAATCCAACGGAGAGTGGTTCCGGTTCTCGGCACCATGGCTCTGATGACGGCGCCCAGGGGGGTAAGTCATAA
- the nuoE gene encoding NADH-quinone oxidoreductase subunit NuoE, whose protein sequence is MATPPKDVEQPAEFDFTPENHEQIKKIIARYPEGKQQSAVMPLLDLAQRQHGGWIPTAAMVCIAKILDMPEIRVFEVATFYTMFKIKPVGENLIQVCTTTPCMLRDGDEILATCKRKLGVGLDEVTPDGKFSIEEVECLGACVNAPMVQINDDYYEDLTPETIERIIDQLAAGEKVDIGSQQGRQGSMAETGPTSLKELQPAE, encoded by the coding sequence ATGGCGACCCCACCAAAAGATGTGGAACAGCCGGCCGAGTTCGACTTCACGCCGGAAAATCACGAGCAGATCAAAAAGATCATTGCGCGTTATCCTGAGGGTAAGCAGCAGAGTGCCGTGATGCCCTTGCTGGACCTGGCGCAACGCCAGCATGGTGGCTGGATCCCAACTGCGGCCATGGTCTGCATTGCTAAGATCTTGGATATGCCGGAGATCCGGGTGTTTGAGGTCGCGACCTTCTACACGATGTTCAAGATCAAGCCAGTTGGTGAGAACCTAATCCAAGTCTGCACGACCACGCCCTGCATGTTGCGTGATGGCGATGAGATCCTCGCAACCTGTAAGCGCAAGCTGGGTGTCGGCCTTGATGAAGTGACGCCAGATGGCAAGTTCTCAATCGAAGAGGTTGAGTGCCTCGGCGCATGCGTGAACGCACCAATGGTGCAGATCAACGATGATTACTACGAAGACCTAACGCCTGAGACTATAGAGCGGATCATTGATCAGCTTGCGGCGGGTGAGAAGGTTGATATCGGCTCACAGCAGGGGCGGCAGGGCTCTATGGCTGAAACGGGGCCGACCTCCCTTAAAGAACTTCAACCGGCAGAGTGA
- the nuoF gene encoding NADH-quinone oxidoreductase subunit NuoF produces MLQDKDRIFTNLYGWLGAGLDDAKKRGDWDDTKAIIAKGRDWIIEEMKTSGLRGRGGAGFPTGMKWSFMPKEVTDRPHYLVINADESEPGTCKDRDIMRHEPHKLIEGALIAGFALQAHAAYIYIRGEFYNEGSSIVRAIEEAYEAGLLGKNAAGSGWDFDLYLHRGAGAYICGEETALLESLEGKKGQPRNKPPFPAGAGLYACPTTVNNVETIAVVPTIMRRGGEWFGGLGRERNTGTKLFCISGHVEQPCNVEEELGIPMKELIEKHAGGVRGGWDNLLAVIPGGSSTPCLPGDICDHVLMDFDSLREQKSGLGTAGLIVMDKSTDIVKAIARLSRFYMHESCGQCTPCREGTGWMYRVMQRMAKGDASVEEIDMLLDVTTEVEGHTICAHGDAAAWPIQGLIRHFRPQMEERILDYRARSVAAE; encoded by the coding sequence ATGCTGCAGGATAAAGATCGTATCTTCACCAATCTCTATGGCTGGCTAGGCGCGGGCTTAGACGACGCCAAGAAGCGTGGTGATTGGGATGACACCAAGGCGATCATCGCTAAAGGCCGTGATTGGATCATCGAAGAGATGAAGACCTCCGGCCTGCGCGGTCGTGGCGGTGCTGGTTTCCCAACGGGGATGAAGTGGTCCTTCATGCCCAAGGAAGTCACTGACCGCCCACATTATCTGGTAATCAATGCCGATGAGTCTGAGCCGGGCACCTGTAAAGACCGGGATATCATGCGCCATGAGCCACATAAGCTTATCGAAGGGGCTCTGATTGCAGGCTTCGCGCTGCAGGCGCATGCGGCTTACATCTATATCCGTGGCGAGTTCTACAATGAGGGCTCTTCCATCGTACGCGCGATTGAAGAGGCGTACGAGGCAGGTCTTCTCGGTAAGAATGCGGCGGGCTCTGGTTGGGACTTCGACCTTTATCTCCACCGCGGGGCGGGTGCCTATATCTGCGGCGAAGAAACAGCGCTTCTTGAAAGCCTTGAAGGTAAGAAGGGCCAGCCCCGGAATAAACCGCCATTTCCCGCGGGTGCTGGCCTTTATGCCTGCCCAACCACAGTAAACAATGTTGAGACCATCGCTGTCGTGCCGACGATTATGCGCCGTGGCGGTGAATGGTTTGGCGGGCTAGGCCGTGAGCGGAATACCGGTACCAAGCTGTTCTGTATTTCTGGCCATGTTGAACAGCCCTGTAATGTCGAGGAAGAGCTCGGCATTCCAATGAAAGAGCTGATTGAGAAGCATGCCGGCGGTGTTCGCGGCGGTTGGGATAACCTGCTTGCGGTTATTCCGGGTGGTTCCTCAACGCCGTGCTTACCGGGTGATATCTGCGACCACGTGCTGATGGATTTCGACAGCCTGCGTGAGCAGAAATCGGGCCTCGGCACCGCGGGTCTGATCGTCATGGATAAGTCGACGGATATCGTGAAGGCGATTGCACGACTCTCCCGCTTTTATATGCATGAGAGTTGTGGCCAGTGTACGCCTTGCCGGGAGGGTACCGGCTGGATGTACCGGGTAATGCAGCGCATGGCGAAGGGTGATGCCTCTGTTGAAGAGATCGACATGCTGCTCGATGTAACGACCGAGGTTGAGGGTCACACGATCTGCGCCCATGGCGATGCGGCGGCTTGGCCGATCCAGGGCTTGATCCGGCATTTCCGGCCGCAAATGGAAGAACGCATTCTCGACTACCGCGCCCGTTCAGTGGCTGCGGAATAG
- a CDS encoding NADH-quinone oxidoreductase subunit D translates to MADETRIKPYTFNFGPQHPAAHGVLRLVLEMDGEIVERADPHIGLLHRGTEKLIEHKTYIQAVPYFDRLDYVSPMCQEHTFALAVEKLLGITAPRRAQYIRVMFAEITRILNHLLNITTFALDIGALTPALWGFEEREKLMSFYDRVCGARLHSNYYRPGGVHQDLPAGLLDDIAEFMEGYPAFIDDLDNLLTENRIFKQRTVDIGTCTQEEAIAWGFTGPMIRGAGLPWDLRKSQPYDVYEELDFDIPVGTTNDCYARYLVRMAEMRECVRIVKQCIEKMPDGPVKVDDRKVAPPPRGEMKRSMEALIHHFKLYTEGYHVPAGETYTATEAPKGEFGVFLVSDGTNKPYRCKIRAPGFAHLQAMDLLSKGHMLADVPAIIGSLDVVFGEIDR, encoded by the coding sequence ATGGCAGATGAAACCCGCATTAAGCCCTATACGTTCAATTTCGGGCCCCAGCACCCGGCGGCACACGGCGTTCTGCGCCTGGTCCTGGAGATGGATGGTGAGATTGTCGAACGGGCCGACCCACATATCGGTCTACTGCACCGTGGTACGGAAAAGCTGATCGAGCATAAGACGTACATTCAGGCGGTGCCGTATTTCGACCGCCTCGATTACGTCTCGCCAATGTGCCAGGAGCATACCTTCGCCTTGGCGGTTGAGAAGCTGTTGGGCATTACCGCACCACGCCGTGCCCAGTACATTCGGGTGATGTTTGCGGAGATTACCCGCATCCTTAATCACCTATTGAATATCACCACGTTTGCCCTGGATATCGGCGCGCTAACCCCAGCACTTTGGGGCTTTGAAGAGCGCGAGAAGCTGATGAGCTTCTATGACCGGGTCTGCGGCGCGCGTCTGCACTCAAACTACTATCGTCCGGGTGGTGTGCACCAGGATCTGCCTGCCGGTCTGTTGGATGACATTGCGGAGTTCATGGAAGGCTATCCGGCCTTTATTGATGACCTCGATAACCTGCTAACCGAGAACCGTATCTTTAAGCAGCGTACGGTTGATATCGGCACCTGTACGCAGGAAGAGGCCATCGCTTGGGGCTTTACCGGCCCGATGATCCGTGGCGCCGGATTGCCTTGGGATCTACGAAAATCCCAGCCTTACGATGTATATGAAGAGCTGGATTTTGATATCCCGGTTGGTACNACCAATGACTGTTACGCCCGCTATTTGGTTCGGATGGCCGAGATGCGTGAATGTGTACGCATCGTAAAGCAGTGCATTGAGAAGATGCCTGATGGCCCGGTCAAAGTTGATGATCGGAAGGTTGCCCCACCACCACGTGGTGAGATGAAGCGGTCAATGGAAGCGCTGATCCACCATTTCAAACTTTACACTGAGGGCTACCACGTCCCAGCCGGAGAGACCTACACCGCCACTGAGGCGCCAAAAGGTGAGTTCGGTGTGTTCTTGGTTTCAGACGGCACCAACAAACCGTATCGCTGCAAAATCCGTGCGCCGGGTTTTGCCCATCTGCAGGCAATGGACCTGCTTTCCAAGGGGCATATGCTGGCCGATGTACCGGCCATTATTGGCTCGCTTGATGTTGTGTTCGGAGAGATCGATCGATGA
- the nuoG gene encoding NADH-quinone oxidoreductase subunit NuoG yields the protein MPKLKVNDIEVEVEKGASILQACEQVGVEVPRFCYHDRLSVPANCRMCLVEVKGAPKPVASCAMAAGDDMEVFTSSEKVKKARNGVMEMLLINHPLDCPICDQGGECDLQDQAMGYGFDRSRFAENKRAVSDKYLGPLVKTIMTRCIHCTRCVRFADEIAGVPEMGMTGRGEHSEIGPYLETAISSELSGNLVDVCPVGALTSKPYEFNARPWELKKTHTIDVMDAVGSNIRMDARGSEVLRVQPRLHEDVNEEWISDKTRHACHGLKKRRLDRPYVRTDGKLQPVSWEEAFEAVAAGLKGMSGDQIAAVAGDQADAESIFMLKELMAALGSEHLECRQDGARFDAHEPSGYVFNSTIAGIEDADLVLMIGANPRHEATMVNARIRKRYLQGGLTIGVVGENTDLTYPYEYLGAGPQTVAALLDGSGEFAAKLKAAERPLVILGMGALQRADGMAMQAQLAKLADTYNLVRDGWNGVNLLHTAAARVGALQLGFAPKDKARALSELMGDVSTGKIKAVYLLDADELPLEPLDNAFVVYQGHHGDKAAAKADVILPGAAYSEKHGIYMNMEGRVQSTRRAVFPPGEAREDWSILRALSAVLGQTLPYDSQGAVRQAMFEAYPAFASLDQPLEVEAKAFGADGKVDEAPFVGAVQNYYQTCAISRASEVMQACVDEIVNGQSPEDMRAQAQRTGTDG from the coding sequence ATGCCGAAACTTAAGGTCAACGATATCGAGGTTGAGGTCGAGAAGGGCGCCTCCATCCTTCAAGCCTGTGAGCAGGTTGGGGTTGAGGTGCCGCGCTTCTGCTATCACGACCGGCTTTCCGTGCCTGCCAATTGCCGGATGTGCCTGGTTGAGGTAAAGGGCGCGCCTAAGCCTGTGGCCAGCTGTGCCATGGCCGCTGGCGATGACATGGAGGTCTTCACCAGTTCTGAGAAGGTGAAGAAGGCCCGTAACGGCGTCATGGAGATGCTGTTGATTAACCACCCGCTTGATTGCCCGATTTGCGATCAGGGTGGTGAGTGTGACCTTCAGGATCAGGCCATGGGCTATGGCTTTGATCGCAGCCGCTTTGCTGAGAACAAGCGTGCCGTTTCAGACAAGTATCTTGGGCCCTTGGTCAAAACCATCATGACCCGGTGCATTCATTGTACGCGCTGCGTACGGTTTGCCGATGAGATTGCTGGTGTGCCGGAGATGGGTATGACTGGCCGTGGTGAGCACTCTGAAATCGGTCCGTATCTTGAGACGGCGATCTCCTCAGAGCTATCAGGCAATCTGGTTGATGTGTGCCCAGTTGGTGCTTTGACATCAAAGCCTTACGAATTCAACGCACGCCCTTGGGAACTGAAAAAGACCCATACAATCGATGTGATGGATGCGGTTGGCTCCAACATCCGTATGGATGCCCGTGGTTCAGAGGTGCTGCGCGTACAGCCGCGTCTGCATGAAGACGTGAATGAGGAGTGGATCTCCGACAAAACGCGCCATGCATGCCATGGGTTGAAAAAGCGCCGGTTGGATCGGCCCTATGTGCGGACCGATGGCAAGCTTCAGCCGGTTAGTTGGGAGGAGGCTTTTGAAGCTGTTGCAGCCGGCTTGAAAGGCATGTCCGGCGACCAGATTGCAGCCGTCGCCGGTGATCAGGCAGACGCTGAATCAATCTTCATGCTGAAAGAGCTGATGGCCGCATTGGGCAGTGAGCATCTTGAGTGCCGCCAGGATGGTGCGCGTTTCGATGCCCATGAGCCATCCGGTTACGTCTTCAACTCGACCATTGCGGGCATCGAGGATGCCGATTTGGTGCTGATGATCGGCGCCAACCCACGGCATGAGGCCACCATGGTCAATGCCCGCATTCGTAAGCGTTATCTGCAAGGTGGTCTGACCATTGGTGTGGTCGGTGAAAACACGGATCTGACCTACCCCTATGAGTATCTGGGGGCCGGGCCACAGACCGTTGCAGCACTCCTTGATGGCAGCGGTGAGTTTGCCGCCAAGCTAAAGGCCGCCGAGCGTCCCTTGGTTATCCTGGGCATGGGCGCGCTTCAGCGGGCAGATGGCATGGCGATGCAGGCTCAGCTAGCCAAACTTGCTGATACATACAATCTGGTCCGTGATGGCTGGAACGGCGTTAACCTGCTGCACACGGCAGCGGCCCGTGTTGGTGCGCTTCAGCTTGGTTTTGCCCCGAAAGATAAGGCCCGCGCCTTGAGTGAGCTGATGGGGGATGTATCGACCGGTAAGATCAAGGCGGTCTATCTCCTTGATGCCGATGAGTTGCCGCTTGAGCCGCTTGATAACGCCTTCGTTGTTTATCAGGGCCACCACGGCGACAAGGCGGCCGCCAAGGCTGACGTCATTCTGCCAGGCGCCGCATATTCAGAGAAACACGGCATCTATATGAATATGGAAGGCCGGGTGCAGAGCACGCGCCGCGCTGTTTTCCCGCCGGGTGAGGCAAGGGAAGACTGGTCGATCCTGCGGGCCTTATCGGCTGTTCTTGGCCAAACCCTGCCATATGACAGCCAGGGTGCGGTTCGTCAGGCGATGTTTGAGGCCTATCCAGCCTTCGCAAGCTTGGATCAACCGCTTGAGGTTGAGGCAAAGGCGTTCGGTGCTGATGGCAAGGTTGATGAGGCGCCGTTTGTCGGGGCTGTTCAGAACTACTATCAGACCTGTGCGATCTCACGCGCCTCTGAGGTGATGCAGGCCTGTGTCGACGAGATCGTAAACGGCCAATCGCCTGAAGATATGCGCGCCCAGGCCCAAAGGACCGGCACCGATGGATGA
- a CDS encoding NADH-quinone oxidoreductase subunit B: protein MNNPAPLTPGIPPGPAQPINPDARGLPPGAAQDALISAASDELQNKGFVVANMEKLVDWARTGSLWPMTFGLACCAVEMIHAYMSRYDLDRFGVIPRPSPRQSDVMIVAGTLTNKMAPALRKVYDQMPEPRWVISMGSCANGGGYYHYSYSVVRGCDRIVPVDIYVPGCPPTAEALVYGILQLQKKIRRDETPLFR from the coding sequence ATGAATAATCCGGCACCTTTGACGCCTGGAATTCCGCCTGGTCCGGCCCAGCCAATAAACCCTGACGCCCGCGGCTTGCCGCCAGGTGCCGCGCAGGATGCGTTGATCAGTGCGGCATCGGATGAGCTGCAGAATAAGGGCTTCGTCGTTGCCAATATGGAGAAGCTGGTCGATTGGGCACGGACAGGTTCCCTATGGCCCATGACCTTTGGCTTGGCCTGCTGTGCCGTGGAGATGATCCACGCCTATATGAGCCGGTACGATCTTGACCGGTTTGGTGTGATCCCGCGGCCAAGCCCGCGGCAATCCGATGTGATGATCGTTGCTGGCACCCTGACCAACAAAATGGCCCCGGCCTTGCGCAAGGTTTACGACCAGATGCCAGAGCCACGTTGGGTTATCTCCATGGGTTCTTGCGCCAATGGTGGTGGCTATTACCACTACTCCTACTCTGTGGTGCGTGGCTGTGATCGGATCGTGCCAGTCGATATCTACGTGCCGGGCTGTCCACCGACGGCTGAGGCATTGGTTTACGGCATTCTGCAGCTGCAGAAGAAAATCCGCCGTGACGAGACACCGCTATTCCGTTGA